In Brachypodium distachyon strain Bd21 chromosome 2, Brachypodium_distachyon_v3.0, whole genome shotgun sequence, one genomic interval encodes:
- the LOC100821407 gene encoding heavy metal-associated isoprenylated plant protein 28 translates to MTIVEMCVHMCCAGCEKKIRKAVEKLEGVDGVEIDMEMQKVTVNGDVEQKKVLKAVRRTGKRAVLWPSTPYNIPGAGAAHLLLAQPAGGAHTYAAGPTSSYNYYKHGYDDSRLYGANSSLVGGTRATDYFSDENTGGCSVM, encoded by the exons ATGACG ATCGTGGAGATGTGCGTGCATATGTGCTGCGCCGGGTGCGAGAAGAAGATACGGAAGGCCGTCGAAAAGTTAGAAG GGGTGGACGGCGTGGAGATCGACATGGAGATGCAGAAGGTGACGGTGAACGGGGACGTGGAGCAGAAGAAGGTGCTGAAGGCGGTGCGGAGGACGGGGAAGCGCGCCGTGCTGTGGCCGTCGACGCCATACAACATccccggcgcgggcgcggcccACCTCCTGCTGGCCCAGCCGGCGGGCGGGGCCCACACGTACGCGGCGGGCCCGACATCCTCGTACAACTACTACAAGCACGGCTACGACGACTCGCGCCTCTACGGCGCCAACTCCTCCCTCGTCGGCGGCACCAGGGCCACCGATTACTTCAGCGACGAGAACACGGGTGGCTGCTCCGTCATGTGA
- the LOC100828887 gene encoding dof zinc finger protein 5: MAPLVGAFKLFGKVITPPVPAVAGEEEPQRLPGDGERDRTAAIKREAPAGDLEGEETKQQGQGGGAARRTQLQESAEARAAAAPLPCPRCRSRDTKFCYFNNYNVNQPRHFCKACHRYWTAGGALRNVPVGAGRRKNRPLGPNVGANHHHHHRAPPAAGFNLAFPNAAASSPNSPSPVYTDGHWQAGPDRRF, translated from the coding sequence ATGGCTCCCTTGGTCGGCGCCTTCAAGCTCTTCGGCAAGGTCATCACGCCGCCCGTACCCGCCGtcgcgggggaggaggagccgcagcggctccccggcgacggcgagcgggATCGGACGGCCGCGATCAAAcgggaggcgccggcgggagaCCTGGAGGGTGAGGAGACCAAGCAGCAGGGgcagggaggaggggcggcgcggcgcacgcAGCTGCAGGAgtcggcggaggcgcgggcggcggcggcgccgctgccgtgcCCGCGGTGCCGGAGCCGGGACACCAAGTTCTGCTACTTCAACAACTACAACGTCAACCAGCCGCGCCACTTCTGCAAGGCCTGCCACCGCTACtggacggccggcggcgcgctccGCAACGtgcccgtcggcgccggccgccgcaagAACCGCCCGCTCGGCCCCAACGTCGGCgccaaccaccaccaccaccaccgcgcgccccccgccgccggcttcaATCTCGCCTTCCCCAACGCTGCTGCTTCCTCCCCCAACTCCCCGTCGCCGGTCTACACCGACGGGCACTGGCAGGCCGGCCCGGACCGTCGGTTCTGA
- the LOC100821713 gene encoding LOW QUALITY PROTEIN: phosphoenolpyruvate carboxylase, housekeeping isozyme-like (The sequence of the model RefSeq protein was modified relative to this genomic sequence to represent the inferred CDS: inserted 2 bases in 1 codon), translating to MARNVMDKATSIDAQLRLLAPNKLSEDDKLVEYDALLLERFLDILQDLQGEDIRETVQECYELAAEYENKLDPKQLDEIGNLLARLDGGDSIVIAKSFSHMLILANLAEEVQIAYRRRIKLKKGDFANENSATTESDIEETLKRLVGPLKKSPLEVFDALKNQTVDLVLTAHPTQSVRRSLLQKHGRIRNCLTQLYAKDITPYEKQELDEALQREIQGAFRTDEIRRAPPTPQDEMRAGMSYFHETIWKGVPKFLRRVDTALKNIGINERLPYNAPLIQFSSWMGGDRDGNPSVTPEVTRDVCLLARMMAANLYYAQIEDLMFELSMWRCSDELRSKADQLHRSSRKDTTKHYIEFWKQVPLSEPYRVILSDVRDKLYNTRERSCHLLASGFSEIPDEAIFTDVEQFLEPNELCYRSLCACGDHGIADGSLLDFLRQVSTFGLSLVRLDIRQESERHSDVMDAITKYLGVGSYREWPEEKRQEWLLSELNGKRPLYGPDLPKTNEVAEVLDTFHVLAKLPSDSFGAYVISMATSPSDFLAVELLQRECHVRKPLRVVPLFEKLADLEAAPAALARLFSVEWYRNRINGKQEVMIGYSDSGKDAGRFSAGWQLYKAQEELIKVAKEFGVKLTMFHGRGGTVGRGGGPTHLAILSQPPETIHGSLRVTAQGEVIEKSFGEEYLCFRTLERFTAATLEHGMHPPISPKPEWRALMDEMAVIATEEYRSIVFQEPRFVEYFRLATPELEYGRMNIGSRPSKRKRSGGIESLRAIPWIFAWTQTRFHLPVWLGFGAAFKHVMQKDIRNLQTLQQMYNEWPFFRVTLDLVEMVFAKGDPGIAAPYDKLLVSDDLWSFGERLRANYQETKQLLLQVAGHKDLLEGDPYLRQRLRLRXNVCQAYTLKRIRDPSFHSSPGSHLSKEVMESPGKLAAELAKLNPTSEYAPGLEDTLILTMKGIAAGLQNTG from the exons ATGGCGCGCAATGTGATGGACAAGGCGACGTCCATCGACGCGCAGCTGCGGCTGCTGGCGCCCAATAAACTCTCCGAGGACGACAAGTTAGTGGAGTACGACGCGCTGCTCCTAGAACGATTCCTCGACATCCTCCAGGACCTGCAGGGAGAGGACATCAGGGAGACG GTTCAAGAATGCTATGAGTTAGCTGCTGAGTATGAAAATAAGCTTGATCCTAAACAGCTAGATGAGATTGGGAATCTGTTAGCCCGCCTGGATGGGGGAGACTCCATCGTGATAGCCAAGTCATTCTCGCACATGCTTATCCTAGCAAACTTGGCTGAGGAGGTCCAGATTGCATATCGCAGGAGGATAAAACTGAAGAAGGGTGATTTTGCTAATGAAAATTCCGCAACAACTGAATCAGACATTGAGGAGACCCTAAAAAGGCTTGTTGGTCCGTTAAAGAAGTCTCCGCTGGAAGTGTTTGATGCTCTCAAGAATCAAACAGTCGACCTGGTATTGACAGCACATCCAACTCAGTCAGTTAGGAGGTCACTGCTCCAAAAACATGG CAGGATAAGGAACTGTTTAACACAACTGTATGCAAAAGACATAACTCCATATGAGAAGCAGGAACTTGATGAGGCACTTCAGAGAGAG ATTCAAGGTGCCTTTAGAACTGATGAAATCCGACGGGCACCTCCTACTCCACAGGATGAAATGCGTGCCGGAATGAGTTATTTTCATGAGACCATATGGAAGGGCGTGCCCAAGTTCTTACGGAGGGTAGATACTGCTCTTAAGAACATTGGCATAAATGAGCGATTGCCTTACAATGCCCCTCTTATTCAGTTTTCATCTTGGATGGGTGGAGATCGTGATG GAAATCCAAGTGTCACACCAGAGGTTACAAGGGATGTTTGCCTGTTAGCTAGAATGATGGCCGCTAACTTGTACTATGCACAGATAGAGGATCTAATGTTCGag TTATCTATGTGGCGCTGCAGTGATGAACTACGCTCAAAAGCTGATCAGTTACACCGTTCCTCGAGGAAAGACACCACAAAACACTATATAG AGTTCTGGAAGCAAGTTCCTCTAAGCGAACCCTATCGTGTAATACTGAGTGATGTCAGAGATAAACTGTACAATACTCGTGAGCGATCATGCCATTTATTGGCCAGTGGGTTTTCTGAAATTCCTGATGAAGCAATCTTCACTGATGTTGAGCAG TTCTTGGAGCCTAATGAGCTCTGTTACAGATCTCTGTGTGCCTGTGGTGATCATGGTATTGCAGATGGCAGTCTTCTTGACTTTTTGCGGCAAGTGTCAACATTTGGACTATCCCTTGTTAGACTCGATATCAGGCAAGAATCAGAAAGGCACAGTGATGTTATGGATGCCATAACTAAATACCTTGGAGTCGGATCATATCGTGAGTGGCCAGAGGAGAAACGCCAAGAATGGCTACTCTCTGAACTCAATGGAAAGAGGCCGTTATATGGTCctgatcttcccaagacaaaCGAAGTTGCTGAAGTTTTAGATACATTTCATGTGTTAGCTAAACTTCCCTCTGACAGCTTTGGCGCGTATGTGATATCCATGGCAACATCTCCTTCAGATTTTCTAGCAGTTGAGCTTCTGCAGCGTGAATGTCATGTCAGGAAGCCACTGAGAGTTGTACCATTGTTTGAAAAGCTCGCAGATCTTGAAGCTGCACCGGCAGCTCTTGCCCGGCTTTTCTCTGTTGAGTGGTACAGAAACAGAATTAATGGAAAGCAAGAAGTAATGATTGGGTATTCGGATTCTGGGAAGGATGCTGGTCGTTTCTCTGCTGGTTGGCAACTGTACAAAGCTCAAGAGGAGCTTATTAAGGTTGCTAAGGAATTTGGGGTTAAGTTGACTATGTTTCATGGGCGAGGGGGGACTGTTGGAAGAGGTGGGGGTCCTACCCATCTTGCTATACTGTCACAACCTCCAGAGACTATCCACGGATCACTGCGAGTAACTGCACAAGGTGAAGTCATTGAGAAGTCCTTTGGAGAGGAGTATTTGTGCTTTAGAACGCTTGAACGTTTTACAGCTGCTACTCTTGAACATGGTATGCATCCACCAATTTCACCAAAACCGGAGTGGCGTGCTTTGATGGATGAAATGGCTGTTATTGCCACAGAAGAGTACCGGTCCATTGTCTTCCAAGAACCACGATTTGTTGAATATTTCCGCCTT GCAACACCAGAGCTGGAATATGGTAGGATGAATATTGGAAGCAGGCCATCAAAAAGGAAGCGAAGTGGAGGCATAGAATCGCTACGTGCAATTCCTTGGATATTTGCTTGGACACAGACCAGATTTCACCTACCAGTGTGGCTTGGTTTTGGTGCGGCATTCAAGCATGTCATGCAAAAGGATATACGTAACCTTCAAACCCTACAGCAGATGTACAACGAGTGGCCATTTTTCAGGGTTACACTAGACTTGGTTGAGATGGTATTTGCAAAGGGTGATCCTGGTATAGCAGCTCCGTATGACAAGCTGCTAGTTTCTGATGATTTGTGGTCATTTGGGGAGCGTCTTAGAGCAAACTATCAAGAAACGAAGCAACTTCTTCTACAG GTTGCCGGCCACAAGGACCTTCTGGAGGGTGATCCTTACCTGAGGCAGAGGCTGCGCCTCCG GAATGTTTGCCAAGCCTACACACTGAAGCGTATCAGGGACCCTAGCTTCCATTCAAGCCCCGGATCTCATCTATCCAAGGAGGTCATGGAGTCACCGGGGAAGTTGGCCGCCGAACTTGCGAAGCTCAACCCTACAAGCGAGTATGCCCCAGGGCTCGAGGACACTCTCATCCTAACCATGAAGGGCATCGCTGCCGGCTTGCAGAACACCGGCTGA
- the LOC100822030 gene encoding phosphatidate cytidylyltransferase 1: MQKETSSSDVSASHVGRVRHRRRPNEVTTTGNGANGPALLVSDQNKYKSMLIRTYSTVWMIGGFAFLVYMGHLYIWAMVVGIQIFMATELFNLLRKSSEEKQLPGFRLLNWHFFFTAMLFTYGRFLSRELVNTVTSDHLLYKAVSGLIKYQMFICYFLYIAGFVWFILTLKKKTYKYQFKQYSWTHMILLTVFAQSSFTVANIFEGMFWFLLPASLIVINDIAAYLFGFFLGRTPLIKLSPKKTWEGFIGASVTTIISAFLLANLMGRFQWLTCPRKDLSTGWLRCDPGPMFKPEHYFLGELVPQWFPWKEVFLLPVQWHALALGLFASIIAPFGGFFASGFKRAFKIKDFGDSIPGHGGITDRMDCQMVMAVFAYIYHQSFVSPHNFSVDTILDQIIRNLTYEEQKSLYQQLGEIFNERQFMQI; the protein is encoded by the exons ATGCAAAAGGAAACAAGCTCTAGTGATGTTTCTGCTTCCCATGTAGGACGTGTTAGGCATCGAAGACGTCCTAATGAG GTTACCACTACAGGGAATGGAGCAAATGGACCGGCTTTGCTTGTCAGTGATCAGAACAAATACAAGTCAATGCTTATCCGTACATATTCTACTGTGTGGATGATTGGAGGCTTTGCGTTCCTAGTTTACATGGGTCATCTTTATATCTGGGCCATGGTGGTTGGGATTCAAATATTTATGGCAACAGAACTGTTTAACCTACTCAGAAAATCTAGTGAAGAGAAACAACTACCAGGGTTCAGGCTTCTGAATTG GCACTTCTTTTTCACGGCAATGTTGTTTACATATGGGCGTTTTCTTAGTCGGGAGCTTGTTAACACAGTAACTTCAGATCACTTGTTGTATAAGGCCGTGAGCGGCCTAATAAAGTATCAGATGTTTATTTGCTATTTTCTTTACATTGCAG GATTTGTATGGTTTATTTTGACTCTGAAGAAAAAGACATACAAGTATCAGTTCAAGCAGTATTCCTGGACACACATGATTCTTTTAACAGTTTTCGCACAGTCTTCTTTCACGGTGGCAAATATATTTGAAGGGATGTTCTG gtttcttcttcctgcttCACTCATTGTGATCAATGACATTGCTGCGTATTTATTTGGGTTCTTTCTCGGCAGAACACCATTGATCAAGCTATCTCCAAAGAAAACGTGGGAAGGTTTTATTGGTGCATCAGTGACAACTATCATATCTGCTTTTCTG TTAGCAAATTTAATGGGTCGTTTCCAATGGTTGACATGCCCAAGAAAG gaCCTGTCGACAGGGTGGCTCCGTTGTGATCCTGGTCCAATGTTTAAGCCAGAGCATTATTTTTTGGGAGAATTGGTGCCTCAGTGG TTTCCATGGAAAGAAGTTTTCCTTTTACCTGTGCAGTGGCATGCTTTAGCCCTTGGTTTGTTTGCATCAATAATAGCACCATTTGGAGGATTTTTTGCAAGTGGCTTCAAGAGGGCTTTTAAAATAAAG GATTTTGGTGACAGCatacctgggcatggaggaATAACTGACAGAATGGATTGTCAA ATGGTTATGGCAGtttttgcatacatatatcaCCAGTCATTTGTTTCACCCCACAATTTCTCCGTCGATACAATCCTGGATCAG ATCATAAGAAACCTAACCTACGAGGAGCAGAAATCCTTATATCAGCAACTTGGGGAGATCTTCAATGAAAGGCAGTTTATGCAAATATGA